Proteins from one Triticum aestivum cultivar Chinese Spring chromosome 7A, IWGSC CS RefSeq v2.1, whole genome shotgun sequence genomic window:
- the LOC123150178 gene encoding ABC transporter C family member 10 codes for MGSLTSSWMMNLCGGPVCSNQDVLSCAFKEVFDSSTCTNHLAATGIALLLVLALSLQLVIKIPKSGASAQGLVAVGSPLQLAAVVFSGILGLVYLGLGLSMLGSIFSQDASVYLPHWWLVTLSQGFSLVLSSFAFSVRPWFLGASFVPVWSILVTLYAAFICCSSVVGIVADKAVTIKACLDVLSLPAAFLFLLYGVRRSHDEDDYQATGNALYKPLNTEADDQIADSDTQVTSFAKAGFFSKMSFWWLNHLMKMGYKKPLEDKDMPLLQTTDRAHNQYLMFLEKLNSKQSQSHATPSILWTIVSCHKREIIVSGFFALLKVLTLSTGPLLLKAFINVSVGKGTFKYEGFVLAATMFVCKCCESLSQRQWFFRTRRLGLQVRSFLSAAIYKKQQKLSNSAKMKHSSGQIMNYVTVDAYRIGEFPYWFHQTWTTSLQLCIALAILYNAVGAAAVSSLAVIIITVIGNAPVAKLQHKFQSKLMEAQDVRLKAMSESLVHMKILKLYSWEGHFKKVIEGLREVEYKWLSAFLLRRAYNSFLFWSSPVLVSAATFLTCYLFKIPLDASNVFTTVATLRLVQDPVRTIPDVIAVLIQAKVGFTRISKFLDAPELNGQVRKKYRAGIDYPIAMNSCSFSWDENPSKPTLNNINLVVKAGEKVAICGEVGSGKSTLLASVLGEVPKTEGTIEVCGKIAYVSQTAWIQTGTVQDNILFGSLMDRQIYQETIERCSLVKDLEMLPFGDRTQIGERGVNLSGGQKQRVQLARALYQNADIYLLDDPFSAVDAHTATSLFNDYVMGVLSDKTVLLVTHQVDFLPVFDSILLMSDGEVIRSAPYQDLLADCQEFKYLVNAHKDTVGVQDPNSAPHGAKEIPTKETDGIHVNRYIESVGPSPVDQLIKKEERESGDTGLKPYMLYLRQNKGFLYASLSVMSHIVFLAGQISQNSWMAANVQNPHVSTLKLISVYVGIGVCTMIFVLSRCLFVVVLGVQTSRSLFTQLLNSLFRAPMSFFDSTPQGRILSRVSSDLSIVDLDIPFAFMFSLSSCLNAYSNVGVLAVVVWQVLFVALPMIVLVIQLQRYYLASAKELMRINGTTKSALANHLGESISGAITIRAFEEEDRFFAKNLELVDKNAGPYFFNFAATEWLIERLEIMGAVVLSSSAFVMALLPAGTFSPGFIGMALSYGLSLNNSFVNTIQKQCDLANKIISVERVNQYMDIPSEAPEVIEENRPAPDWPQVGSVELKDLKIRYREDAPLVLHGISCKFQGRDKIGIVGRTGSGKTTLIGALFRLVEPAEGKIIIDSVDISTIGLHDLRSRLGIIPQDPTLFQGTVRYNLDPLGQFSDQQIWEVLDKCQLLEAVQEKKQGLDSLVAEDGSNWSMGQRQLFCLGRTLLKRCRILVLDEATASIDNTTDAVLQKTIRTEFKHCTVITVAHRIPTVMDCDMVLAMSDGKVAEYDKPSKLMETEGSLFRELVNEYWSYTSNGNI; via the exons ATGGGTTCCCTCACAA GTTCTTGGATGATGAACTTGTGTGGGGGTCCAGTATGCTCCAACCAAGATGTACTTTCATGTGCCTTCAAGGAAGTATTCGACTCTTCCACTTGCACGAATCATCTGGCGGCGACTGGCATCGCCTTGCTGCTCGTACTCGCGCTCTCACTCCAGCTGGTTATCAAAATCCCGAAGAGTGGAGCGTCTGCTCAGGGGCTCGTCGCAGTCGGCTCACCACTGCAGTTGGCTGCAGTGGTCTTCAGTGGCATCCTGGGGCTGGTTTATCTTGGCCTAGGACTGTCGATGCTGGGAAGCATCTTCAGTCAGGATGCTTCTGTTTACCTGCCACACTGGTGGCTTGTGACATTATCTCAAGGATTCAGTTTGGTCCTTTCCAGCTTTGCTTTCAGCGTCAGGCCTTGGTTTCTCGGAGCTTCATTTGTTCCAGTTTGGTCGATTCTGGTGACCCTGTACGCAGCATTCATATGCTGTTCCTCGGTTGTTGGCATTGTTGCAGATAAGGCAGTCACCATTAAGGCCTGTTTGGATGTTCTGTCCCTACCAGCTGCATTTCTCTTCCTACTTTATGGCGTTCGGCGCAGCCATGATGAAGACGATTACCAGGCAACAGGAAATGCTTTATACAAGCCCCTGAACACCGAGGCAGATGATCAGATAGCTGATTCTGACACTCAGGTGACTTCTTTTGCTAAAGCTGGTTTTTTCAGCAAGATGTCATTTTGGTGGTTGAACCATTTGATGAAGATGGGTTATAAGAAGCCTCTTGAGGACAAAGATATGCCACTTTTACAAACCACAGACCGAGCACATAACCAgtacttgatgttcttggagaaGCTGAATAGCAAGCAGTCGCAGTCACATGCCACACCATCAATCTTGTGGACTATTGTTTCTTGCCACAAGCGTGAGATCATAGTCTCAGGTTTCTTTGCTTTGCTCAAGGTGCTCACCTTATCTACAGGCCCATTGCTTCTCAAGGCATTCATCAATGTATCAGTTGGCAAAGGGACCTTTAAATATGAAGGCTTTGTGCTGGCTGCGACAATGTTTGTTTGCAAATGCTGTGAATCTTTGTCGCAGAGGCAGTGGTTTTTCCGCACTCGGAGGTTAGGACTCCAGGTGAGGTCATTCCTGTCAGCAGCTATTTATAAGAAGCAACAGAAGCTATCAAACTCTGCAAAAATGAAGCACTCTTCTGGACAAATTATGAACTATGTGACTGTCGATGCCTACCGGATTGGGGAATTCCCGTACTGGTTTCACCAAACATGGACAACAAGTCTTCAACTTTGCATTGCTCTGGCAATTCTGTACAATGCAGTTGGTGCTGCAGCAGTCTCATCATTGGCTGTCATCATTATCACTGTAATCGGTAATGCTCCGGTGGCCAAGCTGCAACACAAATTTCAGAGTAAGCTTATGGAAGCTCAAGATGTGAGATTGAAAGCCATGTCTGAGTCCTTAGTTCATATGAAGATCTTGAAACTTTATTCATGGGAAGGTCACTTCAAGAAGGTCATCGAGGGATTGAGGGAGGTTGAGTATAAGTGGTTGTCAGCATTCCTGCTTAGGAGGGCGTACAACAGTTTCCTGTTCTGGTCATCACCTGTTTTAGTTTCGGCAGCAACCTTTCTAACATGCTATCTTTTCAAAATTCCTCTTGATGCTAGCAACGTCTTCACCACTGTGGCAACTCTGCGTCTCGTGCAAGACCCAGTTAGGACAATACCGGATGTTATTGCAGTGCTGATACAAGCTAAGGTTGGTTTCACTCGCATATCAAAGTTTCTTGATGCACCTGAGCTGAATGGACAAGTTAGGAAGAAATACCGTGCGGGCATCGATTACCCAATAGCGATGAACTCATGCAGTTTCTCCTGGGATGAGAATCCATCAAAACCAACTCTAAACAATATAAATCTGGTGGTGAAAGCTGGAGAAAAGGTTGCAATTTGTGGAGAGGTAGGATCAGGAAAGTCAACGCTTTTGGCTTCTGTACTTGGAGAGGTCCCCAAAACTGAAGGCACG ATTGAAGTCTGTGGGAAAATAGCATATGTTTCTCAGACTGCATGGATCCAAACAGGAACTGTACAGGATAATATCCTCTTCGGATCTTTGATGGACAGACAAATATACCAAGAAACAATTGAGAGATGCTCATTGGTCAAGGACCTTGAAATGCTGCCATTCGGCGACCGCACACAAATTGGGGAGAGAGGAGTAAATCTAAGTGGTGGTCAGAAGCAGCGTGTTCAGCTTGCTCGTGCACTATACCAGAATGCAGACATATATCTTCTTGATGACCCTTTCAGTGCTGTTGATGCCCATACAGCAACAAGCCTCTTTAAT GATTATGTCATGGGTGTTCTATCAGACAAGACTGTTCTTTTGGTGACCCACCAAGTGGATTTTCTACCTGTATTTGACTCCAttctg TTAATGTCAGATGGGGAGGTTATTCGGTCTGCACCTTATCAAGATTTATTGGCAGATTGCCAAGAATTCAAGTACCTTGTAAATGCACATAAAGATACTGTTGGTGTTCAAGATCCTAACAGTGCTCCCCACGGAGCAAAGGAAATACCAACAAAGGAGACAGATGGAATTCATGTAAACAGATACATAGAGTCTGTGGGGCCATCACCAGTAGATCAACTGATCAAGAAAGAGGAAAGAGAATCAGGGGATACAGGTCTTAAGCCTTATATGCTTTACCTGCGCCAGAATAAAGGCTTCTTGTATGCCTCTCTTTCTGTTATGTCTCACATAGTTTTCTTAGCTGGGCAAATATCCCAGAATTCATGGATGGCTGCCAATGTCCAAAATCCTCATGTTAGTACACTGAAGTTAATTTCTGTGTACGTTGGTATTGGAGTTTGCACAATGATCTTTGTGCTATCGAGATGTTTATTTGTCGTTGTTCTTGGCGTCCAAACTTCAAGATCCTTATTTACCCAGTTACTCAATTCATTGTTCCGTGCACCTATGTCCTTTTTTGATTCTACTCCTCAAGGAAGGATTCTTAGCCGG GTCTCTTCAGATTTGAGTATCGTTGACCTTGATATTCCATTTGCATTCATGTTTAGCCTCAGTTCCTGCTTAAACGCATATAGCAATGTGGGGGTATTGGCTGTTGTTGTATGGCAAGTTCTGTTTGTAGCACTGCCGATGATAGTTTTGGTAATTCAGTTGCAG AGGTACTATTTAGCCTCAGCTAAGGAATTGATGCGGATCAACGGAACCACCAAGTCTGCTCTAGCAAATCACTTAGGTGAATCGATCTCAGGGGCTATAACAATACGCGCCTTTGAGGAGGAAGATCGTTTCTTTGCTAAGAATTTGGAGCTAGTTGACAAGAATGCTGGTCCATACTTCTTTAATTTTGCAGCAACTGAATGGTTGATTGAACGTCTGGAAATAATGGGTGCTGTGGTTCTTTCTTCTTCTGCCTTTGTCATGGCTCTTCTTCCTGCAGGAACTTTTAGCCCTG GTTTTATTGGAATGGCACTGTCCTATGGCCTTTCCCTAAATAATTCCTTTGTTAACACCATACAAAAGCAATGTGACCTCGCAAATAAAATAATATCTGTGGAACGGGTGAACCAGTACATGGACATTCCGAGTGAAGCACCAGAAGTTATTGAAGAAAACCGACCAGCACCAGATTGGCCCCAAGTTGGCAGTGTGGAGCTTAAAGATCTGAAG ATTAGGTACAGGGAAGATGCACCCCTTGTACTACACGGTATCAGTTGCAAGTTTCAAGGTAGAGATAAGATTGGTATTGTTGGTCGAACAGGAAGTGGCAAGACAACTTTAATTGGTGCGTTGTTTCGCCTTGTTGAACCTGCTGAAGGGAAAATAATTATAGACTCCGTGGACATCAGTACAATAGGCTTACATGACCTGCGTTCGCGTTTGGGCATCATTCCACAAGATCCAACACTTTTTCAGGGTACAGTAAGATACAATCTAGATCCTCTTGGGCAATTCTCAGATCAGCAAATATGGGAG GTTCTTGACAAATGTCAACTTCTTGAAGCTGTCCAGGAGAAGAAACAGGGATTGGATTCACTTG TTGCGGAAGACGGGTCGAACTGGAGCATGGGCCAAAGGCAGCTCTTTTGTTTGGGCCGCACACTTTTGAAAAGGTGTCGTATCTTGGTCCTTGATGAAGCCACTGCCTCTATAGACAACACAACAGATGCCGTCCTTCAGAAAACGATCCGGACAGAATTCAAACATTGCACCGTCATTACGGTCGCCCACCGTATACCCACAGTCATGGACTGCGACATGGTACTTGCAATGAGTGATG GGAAAGTAGCAGAGTATGACAAACCCTCGAAGCTCATGGAAACTGAAGGATCTCTCTTCCGCGAGCTGGTGAACGAGTACTGGTCATACACATCAAACGGAAACATTTAG